A window from Zingiber officinale cultivar Zhangliang chromosome 7A, Zo_v1.1, whole genome shotgun sequence encodes these proteins:
- the LOC122002286 gene encoding polyadenylate-binding protein 2-like isoform X2, producing MVDYVCTPEEVQQHFQSCGTVNRVTILTDKFGQPKGFAYVEFLETEAVQEALQLNESELHGRQIKVAAKRTNVPGMKQFRPRRFNPYMGYSTRRPYMPPPYFPLPYPYGKTPRYRRPMRYRPF from the exons ATG GTGGATTATGTTTGTACGCCTGAAGAAGTCCAGCAGCATTTCCAGTCATGTGGAACAGTCAACAGGGTCACTATTTTGACAGACAAATTTGGTCAGCCAAAGGGTTTTGCCTATGTTGAATTTTTGGAAACTGAGGCTGTTCAAGAagctctccaactgaatgaatcGGAGTTGCATGGTCGTCAAATAAAA GTGGCTGCTAAACGGACTAACGTCCCCGGGATGAAGCAGTTTCGCCCACGACGATTCAATCCCTATATGGGATATTCCACGAGGAGGCCTTACATGCCGCCACCATATTTCCCCCTGCCCTATCCCTACGG TAAGACGCCCAGATATAGAAGGCCAATGCGTTACCGTCCATTCTAA
- the LOC122002285 gene encoding cytochrome P450 81Q32-like produces the protein MAAELSDLPYYFAGLLLLSLFLRRLLSLVGNKKLLLPPTVPGGLPFLGHLHLCKKPMHLSLANLAALHGPVLLLRFGSRPALLVSSSVAADECLTTNDLIFANRPKLPSGKYLSYHNSTLGSSSYGPHWRNLRRLATLELLSPHRLRTSLTARADEARAMARHLFQACAEVDKASKVELRPILFQFSMNLVMREIAGKRYYGEDKAGTVSAEAKRFQAVVEERLALGGASNIGDFVPLLRWLDLKGMKRRMMRFHTNRDELLQELVDEVRNKNSNENPEEMNRTMIGYLLSSQKTDPEHYSDQIIKALVTSLLSAGTDSTSDTIEWAISLLLNHPNAMKKTRDEIDAYLEGTEKGKNRLLEESDLPNLPYLNCVVSETLRMYPAGPLLIPHESSGECFVAGFRVPPGTMLLVNVYSIHRDPSIWEAPEEFAPERFEEGKAEGKWMMPFGMGRRKCPGEGLAMKVVGLVLGILIQGFEWDRVGGEKVDMSEGSGLTLPKAVPLQAMYRPRPSMIGPLSQL, from the exons ATGGCAGCAGAGCTCTCCGACTTGCCTTACTACTTCGCcggccttctcctcctctccctcttcctccgcCGCCTCCTCTCCCTCGTCGGAAacaagaagcttcttcttcccccGACTGTGCCTGGCGGCCTCCCTTTCCTGGGTCACCTCCACCTCTGCAAGAAGCCGATGCACCTCTCCCTCGCCAACCTCGCCGCCCTGCACGGCCCCGTTCTCCTCCTCCGCTTTGGCTCTCGCCCCGCCCTCCTCGTCTCATCTTCCGTAGCTGCTGATGAGTGTTTGACCACCAACGACCTCATCTTCGCCAACCGCCCCAAACTCCCCTCTGGCAAGTACCTAAGCTACCATAACTCCACCCTCGGATCCTCCAGCTACGGACCCCACTGGCGCAACCTTCGCCGCCTCGCCACCCTCGAGCTCCTCTCCCCCCACCGTCTGCGCACCTCCTTGACCGCTCGCGCTGACGAGGCCCGTGCCATGGCTCGGCACCTCTTCCAGGCCTGCGCCGAAGTCGACAAGGCTTCCAAGGTGGAGCTCCGGCCGATTCTGTTCCAGTTCTCGATGAACCTTGTGATGAGGGAGATAGCAGGGAAGAGATACTACGGCGAGGACAAAGCCGGCACTGTGTCAGCGGAGGCGAAGAGGTTCCAGGCCGTGGTGGAGGAGAGGTTAGCTTTGGGCGGCGCCTCCAACATCGGCGACTTCGTGCCTCTGCTCCGGTGGTTGGATTTGAAAGGAATGAAGAGAAGAATGATGAGATTCCATACAAATCGAGATGAGTTGTTGCAGGAACTCGTTGACGAGGTCAGGAACAAGAACAGCAACGAAAACCCCGAAGAGATGAACAGAACAATGATCGGTTATCTTCTCTCCTCGCAGAAAACAGATCCCGAACATTATTCCGATCAAATCATCAAAGCACTCGTCACC AGTTTGCTCTCAGCCGGAACGGACTCCACTTCCGACACGATCGAATGGGCGATCTCCCTCCTCCTCAATCACCCCAACGCGATGAAGAAAACGAGAGACGAGATCGATGCGTACCTGGAAGGGACCGAGAAGGGGAAGAACCGACTTCTTGAGGAATCGGATCTGCCGAACCTGCCCTACCTCAACTGCGTCGTCTCCGAAACGCTGCGGATGTACCCCGCGGGACCTCTGCTGATACCGCACGAATCCTCAGGCGAGTGCTTCGTGGCCGGGTTCCGCGTGCCTCCGGGGACGATGCTGCTGGTGAATGTTTACTCGATCCATAGAGATCCGAGCATCTGGGAGGCGCCGGAGGAGTTCGCGCCGGAGAGGTTCGAGGAGGGGAAGGCGGAGGGGAAGTGGATGATGCCGTTTGGAATGGGGAGGAGGAAGTGCCCCGGGGAAGGGTTGGCGATGAAGGTGGTGGGGTTGGTGCTGGGGATCTTGATCCAGGGCTTCGAGTGGGACAGGGTGGGCGGCGAGAAGGTGGACATGAGTGAAGGCTCCGGCCTGACGCTGCCCAAAGCGGTTCCACTTCAGGCAATGTATCGCCCTCGTCCGTCCATGATCGGCCCTCTCTCCCAGCTTTAA